In Penaeus monodon isolate SGIC_2016 chromosome 15, NSTDA_Pmon_1, whole genome shotgun sequence, a genomic segment contains:
- the LOC119582392 gene encoding zinc finger MYND domain-containing protein 10-like, with amino-acid sequence MSLQAALEASQRGHEHVQHSITLHNKGLAIIWHLLVAESWRLHLLPLLRRQETAPTSSLPFMLVLQTETSAMTLVECLAFHEDAAEALDGLSLDVIDYCVRQLTDVAAFSQAEQQPLYSPQEALHTLTG; translated from the exons ATGAGTCTGCAGGCAGCCCTGGAGGCGTCCCAAAGGGGCCATGAGCACGTTCAACACAGCATTACTTTACATAATAAG GGCCTGGCAATCATTTGGCATCTGCTTGTGGCCGAATCGTGGCGCCTTCACCTGCTGCCTTTGCTGCGTCGCCAAGAGACAGCGCCGACTTCCTCGCTGCCCTTCATGCTTGTG CTGCAGACGGAAACCTCCGCCATGACGCTGGTCGAGTGCTTGGCCTTCCATGAGGACGCGGCCGAGGCCCTCGATGGCCTCTCCTTGGACGTCATCGACTACTGCGTCAGGCAACTGACGGACGTGGCGGCGTTTTCGCAAGCGGAGCAGCAGCCGCTCTACTCTCCACAGGAAGCTCTTCACACTCTCACAGGTTGA